A window from Salvia miltiorrhiza cultivar Shanhuang (shh) chromosome 2, IMPLAD_Smil_shh, whole genome shotgun sequence encodes these proteins:
- the LOC131009669 gene encoding protein SRC2 homolog, producing the protein MECRKLEIILVSADDLPNIRSFGKMKVYAEISLNGKSETSKRTTVDLAGETNPKWNFPLDYTVNEASLRTPGLELVVKLFCQRTLGDRYIGEVKISVKSLFDSGPRVENALTYAVGTGDGKLNILYSFGNTFMVPEPAFWKKALEVGLVVMVRGTWFLLTGDIGDFS; encoded by the coding sequence ATGGAGTGcagaaaattagaaataatcCTTGTTTCAGCCGACGATCTTCCAAACATCCGGAGCTTTGGGAAGATGAAAGTGTATGCGGAGATTTCCCTCAACGGGAAATCCGAAACCAGCAAGAGAACCACCGTGGACCTGGCCGGAGAGacaaaccctaaatggaacttCCCCCTGGATTACACGGTGAATGAGGCGTCGCTGCGGACACCGGGGCTGGAGCTGGTGGTGAAGCTCTTCTGTCAGAGGACTCTGGGAGACAGGTACATTGGTGAAGTCAAAATATCTGTCAAGAGTCTTTTCGACTCCGGACCTAGGGTTGAAAATGCCTTGACCTACGCTGTGGGGACCGGAGATGGGAAGCTTAACATTTTGTACAGTTTTGGAAACACGTTTATGGTGCCGGAGCCCGCCTTTTGGAAGAAGGCGCTTGAGGTCGGGCTCGTAGTCATGGTACGAGGGACGTGGTTCCTTTTGACCGGAGACATCGGCGATTTCTCATGA